The region ACACCATTCCATTCATTGATCTGCAGGCTCAAAGGCAGCGCCTTGGCGCAGAGTTAGAGCAGAAAATTTTAGAGGTTGTTCGAGAAGGATGCTATATCAATGGCCCGCAAGTTGCGGAACTCGAACAACAACTTGCTCAATTTTCTGGAGCTAGGCACGCCATTGGATGCGCAAGTGGTACGGATGGGTTGTTGATGCCGTTATGGGCTTGGAATGTTGGGCCTGGTGATGCTGTTTTTGTACCAGCTTTTACTTTTGTTGCAACGGCTGAGGTGGTTGCCATGTTGGGAGCAACCCCGGTTTTTGTTGATGTTGATCCAGATACATTTAACATGGATATCAACTCACTAAATGAGGCGATCGATTGGGTTAAAACGAAGTCTGATTTAAAGGCAAAAGTAATTATAGCCGTTGACTTATTTGGCTTGCCGGCTGACTTAAAAAATATTGAGTCACTTGCCAAACAAAATGGCATGAAACTGTTGGTTGACTGTGCCCAAGGATTTGGGTCTAAGCAAGACGGTAAGGTAGCAGTATCTTATGGTGATGCTGGTTCAACAAGCTTTTTCCCCGCAAAGCCTCTTGGCTGTTATGGGGATGGTGGTGCTATTTTCACCAACGATTCAGAGCTTGATAAAGTGCTCAAATCAATCAGGGGGCATGGACAAGGTTCCCATCGCTATGAACATGTGCGCCTGGGCATGAATGGGCGCCTTGATACGATTCAAGCTGCTATCCTGCTGGAAAAGTTAAAAATCTATCCAGATGAAATCCAAAGAAGGCAAGAAATTGCGCAGCGCTATACAGAGGGACTGCAGGAGTATGTTAAAACACCCCTGGTGCCAACTGATTATGAATCTGTTTGGGCGCAATACACGCTGCAAACATCAGACCGTGATGCGCTTGCGCAAGCATTGAAGGATCATAACATTCCAACCATGGTTTACTATCCCATTCCCTTGAGTCACCAGCCAGCTTATAAACAATATCCCAGTGCACCAAAGGGAGTGCCGGTTAGTGAGCGGTTATCACAACACGTATTAAGTTTGCCAATGCACCCGTATTTGGATGGGGAGAAAC is a window of Alphaproteobacteria bacterium DNA encoding:
- a CDS encoding aminotransferase DegT, translating into MDPNTIPFIDLQAQRQRLGAELEQKILEVVREGCYINGPQVAELEQQLAQFSGARHAIGCASGTDGLLMPLWAWNVGPGDAVFVPAFTFVATAEVVAMLGATPVFVDVDPDTFNMDINSLNEAIDWVKTKSDLKAKVIIAVDLFGLPADLKNIESLAKQNGMKLLVDCAQGFGSKQDGKVAVSYGDAGSTSFFPAKPLGCYGDGGAIFTNDSELDKVLKSIRGHGQGSHRYEHVRLGMNGRLDTIQAAILLEKLKIYPDEIQRRQEIAQRYTEGLQEYVKTPLVPTDYESVWAQYTLQTSDRDALAQALKDHNIPTMVYYPIPLSHQPAYKQYPSAPKGVPVSERLSQHVLSLPMHPYLDGEKQSFIIDKIQAFFKNKSGF